In Lysinibacillus sp. 2017, the DNA window GTATTACTTGCGGCGATGCTTTGGGGGACAGTGGGCACAACGCAAACCTTTTTAACAGAAGGGATTTCTTCATTTTCTGTAGCGGGTGTTCGCTCGGCTATTGGGGGAGGTGTGCTATTAATCGCGACAATTGCAATGCGTAAAATTTCTTTTAAAAAGTGGTCGTGGAAATGGACGATTTTAGCGGCGATTGCCATAGCCTTGTTCCAAAGTTTATTTTTCACGTCGGTGCGTTTTACGGGAGTGGCAGTTGGAACGGTTGTAACGATTGGTAGTTCACCTGTTTTTGCTGGGATCCTGGAATGGCTTATTTGGAAAGTACGTCCAAGTAAGGTCTGGGGTATCGCGACGATTTTAGCAATTGTAGGTTGTGTATTATTATTTGCCAATCGCGGAGAAGCAGTTGTTGATCCAGTCGGAGTAGGGCTTGCTTTAACAGCGGGTTTCATGTTCGCACTGTATACGAATGTGAGTAAACAATTGATGGAGCGAGAGGATACATTACCAGCAGTTGCAATGACCTTTTCAATGTGTGCACTATTTCTAATGCCATTTGCTGCACGTGACGGGTTGGGTTGGCTTACAGAAGGTACGAATTTAAGTGCCATGCTCTTTATGGCATTAGCAGCGACGAGTGTAGCTTATGTATTGTTTTTAGGCGGATTGAAAAAAATTAGTTCTTCAGCAGCGGTAACACTAAGCTTAGCAGAGCCACTAACAGCCGCAATTCTTGGTGTATTTTTAGTGGGTGAATACTTAAGTCCACTATCTTGGGTAGGGGTTGGCTTACTATTAGGTGGGATTGTTGTTTTAACAGTAGGTGCGAGAAAGGCTGCTTCATAATGAAGCGGCTTTTTCTAATAAAGGACATCCTGTTTTAATTTAGAGGTTAAGGAAAGTGTATGCTAGGCTCGCCAAATAAAGCGTAGTCTATTAAATTATTTCTAATTTCTAAAGAGGTAAGGCGCTATTACAAGCAAAGGCGCCTTGCGTTAGCATAGCGCCTCACTATTTTTGAAGAAAATTTAATGAAATAGATCTAATATAGGCGGGCCTTACACACAGCACAAAGAACATTCGCAGAGACTCTTGCAAAGAGGCTTTGTGAATGTGTGCTTAGCCCGCCCAACCGATACACCTGAATCATCACTTTATTAGAAAACCGATTAACTTTGACAATAGCTTTATCAACCTATAGTAAAATAAATCTTAAGAATTTCTTCAGAATTTAACTAACAAGATGTTAAGAAATGGAACGTATCATAAGGATATAAGAAAAAGTAAATGAGGTGAGCAGATGAATCAGCTAACGGTGCTCGTGACCGATGATGACGAGGACATTCGTGACGGAATTGAAATCTATTTGAAAAACGAAGGCTATCATGTGTTGAAAGCAGCGGATGGGCTTGAGGCAATCCAGCTACTTGAAGAAAATGAAGTACATCTAATTATTTTAGATATTATGATGCCGAACATGGACGGCATAACAGCAACATTCAAAATTCGTGCCGAGCGTAATATTCCAATCATTATGCTCAGTGCTAAAGCCGAGCAATCGGATAAAATTCACGGACTGTCAGTTGGAGCAGATGATTATATTACAAAACCTTTTCACCCACTTGAGTTAATGGCGCGTGTAAAATCACAACTTCGTCGGTATGTGAATTTAGGGACGTATGGGGAGCCAGAGCAAGCCGTTGCAGGACTGGAATTAGATGCATCGGCCCGCGAAGTAAGAGTGGACGGGGAACCTGTGAAGCTAACACCAATCGAGTACAAAATAACAGAGCTCCTTTTAAAGAATGCAGGTCGCGTTTTTTCCATTAGTGAAATTTATGAGCTTGTATGGAATGAACAGGCTTATAATGCCGAAAACATTGTCGCAGTGCACATTCGCAAAATCCGAGAAAAAATTGAGGCCGATCCGAAAAATCCACGCTATTTAAAAGTGGTATGGGGTCTAGGTTATAAAATTGAAAAATAAACTATTCTCATGGATTGGCGGCGTGGGCGCGGTTATCGGCTTTTATTTTCTTGGAACGTACTTTTATCACTATTTTACCGAACGCTTTGTTCCAACTTTGAAGCAGTTCGTCTATTTTTTAGTCGATGCAAAAGTTCAACTTTCTATCGACACAAGTAAGGACATCCTATTGCACTCTATTATGCAACAGGTGTCGTTCTAATGAGGGGGAATGAGAAATGAAAAAATCAAAATTACACCTCCAGCTTTTTCTTATGTTTATTGTTGTAACAGCGGTAATTTTAATTTTTACTAATGGTAATCGTTATTTTGGTAAAACGTATTATGAATCGAATCAATTTGAAAATGAGACGGGGGAATTCATTTATGAATTGTCTCAATATGTATTAAATGCACCGACAGAAGCCGATTTTGAAAAAGTTTTAACAGTATCCGAAGAGGAAATCCAAAATTACCGAACGTATTATGGAACGCTTGCACAGCAAATTCAAAATATTAAAGAACAATATATGGAGGATTTAGATGGTGTAACAGATTCTGAAGTCATCGAGGCGATCGAGCAAGAGCGCGATGCGAAAATTGCGGATATTAAGAAGAATTTTGAAGATGATGAGTATGTGAAAGATAAGATAATCGCGATTAAGAAAAAGGCGGTTACACAAAAGCTTACTTCTATTGAACGTGAAAAGAAAAGAGTTTTAAATGATTATAGCCATTTTGCTTATGAATTTGTGGATAAAGGTACCGGTGAAATTTTTAGTAATGGAGATATAAATGAACGAGCTGTTTATAAAAAAACGTATAACAATGTAGGGAGTATTTATACAGGCATTTATCCGATAAATTATAGTGAATATGATTCGCTTGGTGTTACGGAAGGTGACTATACACTCGAGCAAGATTTATCGAATATTTCAGGAGCCATCACAATCCCAAAAGCGTGGTTTGATAGCTCCTCTTTAGGTAAAGATATGCAATCTTTTAAGGTGACGAAATACGTATACTACTGCATTATAGCCGTTGGTGCTTTAAGCCTTTTGTTACTGCTAACGAAGTTTAAAGTTTCATTAGAGCAATTTAATAATCAATCCCAATTCCGCCGCTTATTTGAGCGTATGCCGATTGATTTACGTTTAATTGGTGCCGCTATTTTAGGGTTTTTCGGATTCCTGTTCAATGGCGCACTGACTAATAACATTCAATCAATGTTTTTTTATGAGCGCTATATCAATTTGATTGAGGGTATTATTATTGCCATAGTAAGTTATGTCAGCTTCATTGCCTTTGTATATGTTGTCGCGTGGATTTGGCAATATTTTAAAGAAAATCAAGCAATCGAAAAAATTTGGCCAGAAACGTTCCTTTCAAAATTAGTGA includes these proteins:
- a CDS encoding EamA family transporter, which codes for MNIWPYICVLLAAMLWGTVGTTQTFLTEGISSFSVAGVRSAIGGGVLLIATIAMRKISFKKWSWKWTILAAIAIALFQSLFFTSVRFTGVAVGTVVTIGSSPVFAGILEWLIWKVRPSKVWGIATILAIVGCVLLFANRGEAVVDPVGVGLALTAGFMFALYTNVSKQLMEREDTLPAVAMTFSMCALFLMPFAARDGLGWLTEGTNLSAMLFMALAATSVAYVLFLGGLKKISSSAAVTLSLAEPLTAAILGVFLVGEYLSPLSWVGVGLLLGGIVVLTVGARKAAS
- a CDS encoding response regulator transcription factor translates to MNQLTVLVTDDDEDIRDGIEIYLKNEGYHVLKAADGLEAIQLLEENEVHLIILDIMMPNMDGITATFKIRAERNIPIIMLSAKAEQSDKIHGLSVGADDYITKPFHPLELMARVKSQLRRYVNLGTYGEPEQAVAGLELDASAREVRVDGEPVKLTPIEYKITELLLKNAGRVFSISEIYELVWNEQAYNAENIVAVHIRKIREKIEADPKNPRYLKVVWGLGYKIEK
- a CDS encoding HAMP domain-containing sensor histidine kinase, which codes for MKKSKLHLQLFLMFIVVTAVILIFTNGNRYFGKTYYESNQFENETGEFIYELSQYVLNAPTEADFEKVLTVSEEEIQNYRTYYGTLAQQIQNIKEQYMEDLDGVTDSEVIEAIEQERDAKIADIKKNFEDDEYVKDKIIAIKKKAVTQKLTSIEREKKRVLNDYSHFAYEFVDKGTGEIFSNGDINERAVYKKTYNNVGSIYTGIYPINYSEYDSLGVTEGDYTLEQDLSNISGAITIPKAWFDSSSLGKDMQSFKVTKYVYYCIIAVGALSLLLLLTKFKVSLEQFNNQSQFRRLFERMPIDLRLIGAAILGFFGFLFNGALTNNIQSMFFYERYINLIEGIIIAIVSYVSFIAFVYVVAWIWQYFKENQAIEKIWPETFLSKLVNASVNMFENRSIGIQSLILLGVIFLGGFGFAVVTMSGDGEVFLFYALLFVVFFIPALFIFMRRMGYLNRIMKHTEDMANGRLTNDLKVKGKSPLAKHAANLNGLRDGVRNSLNEQAKSERMKTELITNVSHDLRTPLTSIITYTDLLKNPDITEDERAKYIAILDSKSNRLKTLIEDLFEVSKMASGNIEISKQRIDLAQLLQQAAGEHGEDFASSNLDLRVNIQEQPIFAYVDGQKWWRVIDNLIVNARKYSLEGTRVYVNLKLNEGNAELTVKNVAKYELHEDASELIERFKRADASRHTDGSGLGLAIAQSIVDLHGGQMEIAVDGDLFKVTVLVRADK